The genomic interval GTTAAAGTTGACGTCATGTTTTTCTCTAAGTAAAAGATTAGCATTACATTATGGCACATCCCTCTTTTTCAATACTATTATTTCTTGTATCTCAATTTCTCCTATGTTTATCCTcttcttgatttaaaaaaaaatcatacggGGCGGTAAAACCTTACCCATTGGCGCCCATCCTCTCATCACAGTGGTACTCATAATAACCATTACCCCTGTTTCATTTTAAGACATCAAGTATGGCGTATAATACCAGCGACCTATCAACATGTTGAATGGCTCGGTGAACTTGAACGGACAAGGGGAGAAGAGGTAAGAATTTTCGAAGGGGGTATACTCCAGGCTGATAATAGtaacatttgaataaatagagtaaagttATACATTCTCttgaagacgacaagaacatGCTTATCGGAATGTCGAGTTTGAGTGGTCCTTTTTCACTCTAAAAATACTTagtaaaattttaccaaatattggatagaaagggaacatgcatgtttgctgggtatttttttaaactccatattgggcaaaatgcatgttttaagggtaaattttAACGCAACATttagtaaaatttacaaaatatttggtatctttttagccaaccaacatgcatgttcccattttactcaatattgggtaaacctttttttagagtgtaaagaCCAACAAATGTCCTAAATAAAATACACGTTTTACCGTGAAACATCTACACTCTCTCCTTCGCCAACAGAAGTTACAAGATTATACAAGTAAAACGatgaaaatttcgtcaaaatctgAACAATAACGAATTcattgaacaaatattttggGAAATGGGatttgtcatcatgaatatgcaatatgtAATACCGATGGCGTCATGTCCACCCCCTTTCCTAACTTTCTTTATTAcaattcataattatttcatatttatcaaaTGCGTGTAAAATATGTCTTCTTTTTAACCAAATAAGTTTCAGAAATAATATTACAAATCAAAGCAGTATTCAATCCTATTTATCCATTCTTGGAGGAAAAACTTCAATGAATGCAATTTCAAGTAGTATGAAAAATGAAGATATGACATCTACAGCTCGTCCATTGTATACTTTTTGCAAAATcgagtttctgcattttattcataaatcaataatgaattagcatcttcataatatcaatggtataaatttatatatttgaaatGTAACAATTGAAGAGATAAATAATGCTGACAAATACTGATAGTTATAGTATATATATAAAGCATGAAAACATTCTCGGAGTTTTTTCACTCATACAGTGGGAAactataaaatgtcacatttttattattttagatccattttggaagaaaattttcaatatttgtttatctgaTTTATCTAATCTGTTAAAAATACTTTAACCTGGAGGACTCCTTTAATTAAGTGTAATCATATTTATGGATAGTCACTAGTCTGAAACTTTAGTGGAGTACACTCCCACCTGGAGAGGATATTCcaacatatcaagagtggcgatattttaaaaaaaatctcgcacctttctttcattattatcaAGACAATCATCACATCAGAATGAGGAAGGAAAcgaacaatgaaaaaataacatgaaaattaGTGTAAACAGTAAAGTTTAGTACAGTTTGTTGTTGCCAAACGCTATAAGTCTTGTGAAGACAAATCCCATTGTgatataagatttttttaaataagccgAGAACTAATATAATTCAATCAACaacataataatgaattattgtGCTTTGTGTCCACATACAAACTCGAAGACAAACAGGTCGGGACGAGAAGTAGAAAATGGAAGAAGAGAACGGGAGATTTGGAAGTGAATAGGAGCAAGAAAAGTAACACTCTATGAGATCTCCACTAAACTTctttatgaaaatgaattttaaaataatttataaataaacaaGATTTTCATGCTCCAATCTGCATTTTAGAATATCAATTAGTTATTCACTTGAAATTACCgaatgaaaaaacaataaagaatGTTGATGTTTTTTAAGAGATTgtttaaatatatgtatattttctttaaattgaaaAACAATTATGAAGATAATATCTACAAGTAATTATTGTTAGGTGTAATACGACTGTGTATGAGTCGAATTGAACCATGGCCCTTGGGAGCGgggtgaaaattgaaaaatataggcAAAATGACCtatattttgtagtgaaaaccctttttttttgcctaaCAAGTTTCTGAGGAccaaaataaccttcattttgtagtgaaagccttttttgtcaaatttacatcggCAACCCAGTAAAAATTCGTTCCATTAAAGGACCATGAATTGAACCCCATGCAGATTAACCTGCTTTCTTCAATAATTTACAAGCATGAGAACCTCTCCAGCTGACTACATCCCAGTATAGACGCTCGTTTTTATCTTGTTTGCAcgacattgtttgatttgataAGATCTAAAGATTGCATATTCTGGCTCCCTCGACAGGACTAGTCCGCAAAATATAAATTACTAATTccgttttatttttcttttggcaATATGCAGTTTGACTTTTGGACTCCCGTTCTTAAAAGAGTAAACCACCCTGTCGATATAATGGTACGACCCGATCTCCAGAGCCTTCTGCGCACGCTCCTGCAGCACAGAGGGCTGGGCTTCCACGTCATGATAGATGACGTAGGCAAACTTGTGTCCAGTCAGATGTCAGAACTATCAGAACGGCGGGAAAATGGGCGATTGAGTGGGACTGCACTGAGTGGCTTCGATTATAATGTTTATCATACGTATGAAGAGGTACTTGATATCTTTGAATCAATAACGAAAATAAACCTCTCTGAAATTGGAAAGTGAAAAAGTTCATCTAAAGAGTAAATGTAGGAAAGTTTCCATTGAATTTGATGAGGATTTATGCCATCATCGTTTCAAATTTACACTGAAATCAGTCTCGTATAAGAGGATTAGTGATGgagaaagaaggaggagaagtgGGTGGTGGAGGgagtatttccataatttttaAACGACGGTTTTGTTGCTCTTACTAAACAAGAAATTAAACTACACGTTTGTTTTTCTCGACACGTGTATCATGAGTGTACAAGCACCAGAAATTTTCTTaatagttgattttttttatccctAAAACTCACTTGGGTGGTTCTAAATCTACcaaacgatgatgatgatgatgataataataataataatattaacaatactaataataacaacaagaatagtcataataataatgaaataataatatttcttttattacaaaACAAGAAGTGAACCGCACGTTTTTATTTCTCTAAACGAGCATATCATGAATATCAAGCACCAGAAAAGatctttattgatttttatttctcaCAGATTATGCAGTGGGTAGATGACATAGCTACTGAATACAGTCATATTGTCGAATCGTTCTTACTCGGGTATTCATCTGAAGGACGACCCATTAAAGGAATAAAGGTATGCAGATTCTTAACTTGACACAACcgatcttttttattatttcaaatgaGGGGGTGTATAAGCATGAAAGTGATTTGTTACgtagcaaaaataaaataaaaatatttgttcaagCAATCCACATTCGGTAGAgtgaataataacaacaattattatttaaaaagtcAGATTCAACCAAAGTTCGAAATATGTAGTCATAACAAATATGGAACGCGAGAAGGGAAACACTGAATTAATTAATACTTAATACTTTCAATTAATCACCGCTGGttattattttctcaatttGATCACAGATACTTTCGATTTGATCACCGTCGCTATTGATTTCATGGCTGAATATGGTATATTTCTATCTTTCATCAAATATATTCCTGCCACGATCAACTCGCTTCTCCATGTCTCACGGTTGCGGCATGTTGCCCTTTCCACGTTCTATAATCTAATAGCATTTAATAGCATTTTTAAAAAACCTACCATtcctattaaaggacaagtccaccccagcaaaaagttgatttgaataaaaggagaaaaatccaacaaacaaaacactgaaaatttcatcaaaatcggatgttaagaaagttatgacattttaaattttcgcttaatttcacaaaaaagttatatgcacatcctggtcggtatgcaaattggcagacggATGGCGTCAGTCACAcactaattcttttgtattttatcatatgatatatgaaaatttctcattttctcctccttgtcaagtgaaacaagttttatttctccctgaacatgtggaattaccattattttaacagtttatggttaagttaagttggtccttattgtcaaatctgtaaaaagttgaaataatgtataattcaaacaataaaaaacaaaagaaatagtgagtgatggacatcatcgattctctcatttgcgtATCGcagagttgtgcatttaactgttttgtgaaaaataagcgaaacttaaaaatgtcataactttcttattttacatccgatttcgatgaaatttgcagcgttatgtttatttgatttttctctatcgatttaaatcaacaattttctggggtggactagGCATTTAAGCTTGTTGGACAAATTTTTCGTTTTAATAggcaaaatatgatttttgttctATTTGGACGTAATTGGTATATTAAATTCTAGGAGAGCgaagaaaattaaactttgcAAATAATGGAATGAAGGTTGACTCCTGTTAATGTAGCTGAGAAAAGAATATATGCCTATTCCATGtagttaatttcattttgtgtttCAGATCCGGGGAACTGGGAGCCATGATGCAAATCCTCGCGCTGTCTGGTTTGAAGGTGGTATTCATGCTCGTGAGTGGGTCTCACCGGCTACTGTTATGGGATTCACTCAGAAGGTAAAGAGAGAGAGCGAGTTTGTGtgcaagagagagaggggggattaGGAGGAGGGagcaatcataattataattatttgatatcattattatttttataattatcattattattattgtcattattactatcattaatgtttgttgttgttgttgtcattattaatttaataataattttattatgatcatcattatcattattgtcataatcattatcattataatcagcattatcatcatcatcatcatcatcacctgtccatcatcatcgtcatcatcatcatcaccatcactactaAACCTTTAATATAATAGCATCCATTAATTTTTACTAGACATTGTTAATTCATGACCCTCTCTTTTCTTGactattttttctctttttctagcTTCTTGATGAATACGACAATGGTGATAACCTCGTGGTCGAAATGTTCGACAACCTAGACTGGTACATCATCCCATCTCTGAATGTAGACGGCTATAGCTACACATGGTCATCggtatgaaatataattttataatctATATCATTTTACGCGTATATGGTGTTAAAATAacgattaattattcatttttccccCAACAATGCCCCAAGGGTAACACACCGTAAATATTAGGTAAAACTTCAACttgcacgagggtaattatgtgtccaaccaatcttgggcagtattttacccaatgcgggaagcatattatccagtaaggttaaaaaataagcagcaattactttagaacgAGCAAAATTTTCACCGCGCTGTATAAATTAAAATGCCCAAAACAAATGCGCAATGTTGGTTGGACGCGTAGAtcccctcatggagcatttttacccaatattttttagactGTATGGGATAGCTTGAAACCAGGTCACTAAGAGCACTTtggtggtctagtggttaggacACTGGTCTAGTAATCCAGAGGTCCTGTGAATTTTTTCACAGGCATACTTCGCAAAGCAGTTGCGTGAGTTATACCCTTGTGGtattgttgaagaaaaaaaaataaatatcttgaCACTTTTTTATCACCCAACAATTTTATTAATCAACGATCAATCGTATTGGTGCAATTTTCTACCTCACTTTTCAACACTTTTCCAAGCTGCTTTTAAAAGGCAAAAAGCTTTATTAACATGTTCACCTAAAATAATAACATCACGTGAACAACTCATAATAGAaacaatatgaataaatataaatatacgaTAGTGTAGGATTCACATGCTAATTTTGACAAAGTATTCTTTACATTTCGTGTCCTTCATTGTCTGTTCATTGTCTTACAAATTGAAAAATCATGAATCAGTGCATTATTTAGTTGAGACTTAAATAGTCTTTCAAGTTGTATGTTCTATTCAGCCATCTATTTGATGATACTCTACTTTTTCTATGCACTGTTCATTAttctattatattttttcttaaaaattgtcTCATTATGTTAATTTTTTCAGGATCGAATGTGGCGTAAGACCCGCTCACTGAACGCCGAATCACCATGCATTGGTACAGACCCAAATAGAAACTGGCCGTACGAATGGGGAGGTATATCTATGAGTTTTAACTAaaataacacaaagcttagcattgattgtaaaacatttttttctatgattgattgtttTGGCTACAAAAATTTACAACGAACTGTGTTACGGTACCCAGcttatattttgtgaacaaacaTAATAGTAATAGAAATTTGCCACACGCGCCATTTTGTGCTCCTCAATATTCTTCCGCTCATTTCGCCACTATGAACGTTTTTCGCGTGTGCCGAcagaacaaattaaaaaaaaaagatcttgtATTCTTTTCATAGAGCgttaaggagggggggggtgacatTAATCAGTCAGTTATGTCGATTGCAGAGGCTATTTTCTTGTAATCTAAAATGTTACAGGAAGCAAACCTTGCCTTTCAGCATCATTATAAAAAACACCGTTTCTCAAGACccatcagtaatttatttcatttattttttattattccaactaattgcaaaaaaatgatgTCTTTACGAAGGTGTCGGGGCCAGCACTTGGGAATGTTCAGATACCTATCGAGGCGCAAGACCCGTCTCCGAGATCGAAGTTTCCAACGCCATCGATTTCATGAGAAAGAAGAAAGCTGACGGGCAGGACTTCATCGTGTTCATTGACTTCCACAGCTACTCACAGGTGATCATCGCACCGTGGTCGTACCTAGACTCCGATCCTCGCACCGAAGACTATAATGACCAGGTGAGTTACAAAGTGTTAACTGGAGGATATGAAGTCCGGTGTTGACCATTTGGTGTTGGTATTGGTGTTGGGCCGATGATTACATCAGCACAGCACCAAACTTAGCATAAAGTTGTTCCTGGGAAAGTCTCACGAGGTGTTGAGCTATTGTGTTTAACTAACGTTAGGTTGTACATGTTGTATGGGAAGGCAATCAGAATTGTGCTCTCAACATTAACACCAGTACCTATATACACTAAACTTGGAATCACTGAATGTATAGTTGATACTGgatgttttaaaatgaatggaaaaattGAAAGTCTCAATCAGATGTTTAGGATCTTGGGGACTGTGagtttcacaaaactgttcGGTGTAATACGAACGATTTTATGAGCGACTTAGATACGGTAAACAAGAATAATCTTTGCATTTCCATAATTACATAAATTAGACAAGACGAATTCTTGTTCACGGACTGCCTGCCGTAGCTATATGGTAAGCAGTATTGTGGTGAAAACTTATCGTTTTGTGAAAAtgcaaacataattataaaagcTAAGCAAAGAGTATTTTCCCTTTCCTGGCTCACCTTTCTTTATTCAGATTTATCTGAACTTTCTAGAAATGTGATTTTCTCTCAGAAACTTATATGCTTTTTCCCCCAAATAAAGTGTTCGTACAATTTAAAGAAACTCGTATTCAACTTATGATATTCATTATTCACCCATCGTTTGCATCGAATGAAAAAAGGACAATCTAAGCTTTACAAATACGTACTTTTATTTATCTTAAttgttattatgttattatacgTTTTGATattctatatttttgttttattttatgggGTGCACTGTATAAGATTTTAGGCTTCAAATAAAATCATCAAGCCTCGGCACCATGCAATCATAATGACATTCTTATGTAACCTCACTTCTTACCATCTGTATCCTCTCTTCATATAGAATTTGTAGTAAGGCTAATCACcaccttaatcatgttaatgtatATTATAATCAATGTGATTAGTTTGAAACTACCTTAATAATGGGGAATTTCACGGCAACAGCATCAAGTTTGtcttaataaaaacagaaaatgcgAGAAACATATTAATGTAGCTCTGGTAAAATCGATGGAATCGGAGTTATGGA from Lytechinus pictus isolate F3 Inbred chromosome 2, Lp3.0, whole genome shotgun sequence carries:
- the LOC129281547 gene encoding carboxypeptidase B-like — translated: MNLVGIIFVLIAVGRFSEAKYEGHQVWRIIPATYQHVEWLGELERTRGEEFDFWTPVLKRVNHPVDIMVRPDLQSLLRTLLQHRGLGFHVMIDDVGKLVSSQMSELSERRENGRLSGTALSGFDYNVYHTYEEIMQWVDDIATEYSHIVESFLLGYSSEGRPIKGIKIRGTGSHDANPRAVWFEGGIHAREWVSPATVMGFTQKLLDEYDNGDNLVVEMFDNLDWYIIPSLNVDGYSYTWSSDRMWRKTRSLNAESPCIGTDPNRNWPYEWGGVGASTWECSDTYRGARPVSEIEVSNAIDFMRKKKADGQDFIVFIDFHSYSQVIIAPWSYLDSDPRTEDYNDQMALALEMQSAIKDTHDVVYNYGAGAEILYACSGVTSDWGYGTYSQHGGNTDGGLGAKYSYTVELRDEGQHGFLLPEDQIQPSYEEMHAAVRALGAHVLNEMSATVQ